TTGACAGTATTCCCCAGCTGACATATAtcctttcttttctctctctctttccccgaCTGCAGCTACAGAGCAACATCTTCGCCAGTTTGGACGAGACGCTCCTGGCCCGCGCCGAGGCTCTGGCGGCGGTGGACATGGCTGTGTCCCAGAGCAAGAGTCACCCGTTCAAGCCCGACGCCACGTACCACACGATGAACACCGTGCCATGCTCGTCCTCCTCCACTGTGCCACTCgcccaccaccaccaccatcatcatcaccaccaccaccagaaCCTCGAGCCGCCCGACCTCATGGACCATATCAGCTCCCCGTCGCTGGCCCTGATGCCCAGCGCGCACGAAGGAGCCGGCGGAGGCGGCGGTGGGGGAGGCGGAGGTGGTCTGATCTCCACCTCGGCCCACACGCACTCCCACATGCACGGTTTGACCCACCTATCTCACCAGGCTGCTATGAACATGAACTCGCCGCTCACCCACCACGGCCTCTTACCGGGCCACCACGGCGGTGCGCATCAGGGCGCACCGGGACTCTGTAACAACGGACTGTCCTCCATAAACGACTCGGACACGGACCCGAGGGAGCTGGAGGCGTTCGCGGAGCGCTTCAAACAGAGGAGGA
The Triplophysa rosa linkage group LG7, Trosa_1v2, whole genome shotgun sequence genome window above contains:
- the pou4f1 gene encoding POU domain, class 4, transcription factor 1; its protein translation is MMSMNSKQHHFAMHPTLPEHKYTTLHSSTEAIRRACLQTPQLQSNIFASLDETLLARAEALAAVDMAVSQSKSHPFKPDATYHTMNTVPCSSSSTVPLAHHHHHHHHHHHQNLEPPDLMDHISSPSLALMPSAHEGAGGGGGGGGGGGLISTSAHTHSHMHGLTHLSHQAAMNMNSPLTHHGLLPGHHGGAHQGAPGLCNNGLSSINDSDTDPRELEAFAERFKQRRIKLGVTQADVGGALANLKIPGVGSLSQSTICRFESLTLSHNNMIALKPILQAWLEEAEGAQREKMNKPDIFNGSEKKRKRTSIAAPEKRSLEAYFAVQPRPSSEKIAAIAEKLDLKKNVVRVWFCNQRQKQKRLKFSAAH